One Aegilops tauschii subsp. strangulata cultivar AL8/78 chromosome 7, Aet v6.0, whole genome shotgun sequence genomic window carries:
- the LOC109785238 gene encoding transcription factor IBH1-like 1 gives MKDPNTSTKSFKQAFLKNLLLGLQLQAHTSTSFGNGAMSLHERKRAVKPSVDVAMAAAHGGGARWPKAILAPASSACKVQRCRRIVRRWCRRKRCSGRSGRAGGGDVAGRLLKSRTMALRDVIPGGRNSTIDEATLLREAMDYAVHLRAQVDVLRQFSEAVQTSSSNDSDRALRKQA, from the coding sequence ATGAAAGATCCTAACACCAGCACCAAGTCCTTCAAGCAGGCCTTCCTCAAGAACCTCCTCCTCGGCCTGCAGCTCCAGGCACACACGAGCACATCCTTCGGTAACGGCGCCATGAGCCTCCACGAGAGGAAGCGCGCCGTCAAGCCCTCCGTGGACGTCGCCATGGCGGCTGCGCACGGCGGTGGAGCGAGGTGGCCCAAGGCCATCTTGGCACCGGCGTCCAGCGCGTGCAAGGTACAGAGGTGCAGGAGGATCGTGAGGAGGTGGTGCCGCCGGAAGAGGTGCTCGGGGAGATCAGGCCGCGCCGGTGGTGGCGACGTTGCGGGGAGGCTGCTGAAGAGCAGGACCATGGCGCTGAGGGACGTGATACCGGGAGGCCGGAACTCCACCATCGATGAGGCCACTCTGTTACGCGAGGCCATGGACTACGCCGTGCACCTGCGCGCTCAGGTCGACGTGCTCCGCCAGTTCTCGGAAGCCGTGCAAACATCTAGCTCCAATGATTCTGACCGTGCACTTAGAAAGCAGGCATGA
- the LOC109785243 gene encoding tetraspanin-8, which yields MARCSNGLLGLLNAGVLVLALVVLGGGIWLSHRAATTDCERFLERPVIALGALLLALSLAGLAGSLCRASCLLWLYLVALFLLIALLLVFTVFAFVVTNRGAGSVVSGRGYREYRLGEYSTWLQRRVESAGNWAKIRSCLRDGGVCQRFGARGESLQQFVTNNLSPIQSGCCKPPTGCNFTYQSETVWAKPTGFNSTNDPDCNTWSNDPRALCYDCQSCKAGVLANVKNDWKKIATVNIIFLIFLIIVYSVGCCAFRNNRRDNSYPAWK from the exons atggcgcggTGCAGCAACGGGCTGCTGGGCCTGCTAAACGCGGGGGTGCTGGTCCTCGCCCTCGTCGTCCTCGGCGGCGGCATCTGGCTGAGCCACCGGGCCGCCACCACCGACTGCGAGCGGTTCCTGGAGCGGCCGGTCATCGCGCTGGGTGCCCTGCTCCTGGCGCTCTCCCTCGCGGGCCTCGCGGGGTCCCTCTGCCGCGCCTCCTGCCTCCTCTGGCTCTACCTCGTCGCGCTCTTCCTCCTCATCGCGctcctcctcgtcttcaccgTCTTCGCCTTCGTCGTCACCAACCGCGGCGCCGGCTCCGTCGTCTCCGGGAGGGGCTACAGGGAGTACCGCCTCGGGGAGTACTCCACCTGGCTCCAGCGCCGGGTCGAGAGCGCCGGCAACTGGGCCAAGATCCGCAGCTGCCTCCGCGATGGCGGGGTCTGCCAGAGGTTCGGCGCCAGGGGGGAGTCCCTGCAGCAGTTCGTCACCAACAACCTCTCCCCGATTCAG TCTGGATGCTGCAAACCCCCAACTGGGTGCAACTTCACCTACCAGAGCGAGACCGTCTGGGCCAAACCTACTGGCTTCAACTCTACCAACGACCCCGACTGCAACACGTGGTCGAATGATCCGAGGGCCCTCTGCTATGACTGCCAGTCATGCAAGGCTGGCGTGCTCGCTAATGTGAAGAATGACTGGAAGAAAATCGCCACCGTCAACATCATATTCCTCATCTTCCTCATCATCGTCTACTCTGTTGGGTGCTGCGCTTTCAGGAATAACAGGCGGGACAACTCGTACCCAGCCTGGAAGTGA